From Anopheles arabiensis isolate DONGOLA chromosome 3, AaraD3, whole genome shotgun sequence, a single genomic window includes:
- the LOC120903329 gene encoding 60S ribosomal protein L27 — translation MGKIMKSGKVVLVLGGRYAGRKAIIMKTFDDGTSDKQFGQALVAGIDRYPRRVTRNMSKDRIHKRCKIKPFIKMLNYNHLMPTRYSVPDVNLDSKYSVADMKDPAKRKKARNQIRCKFEERHKTGKNKWFFQKLRF, via the exons ATGGGTAAGATTATGAAATCTGGTAAGGTGGTACTCGTCCTCGGTGGACGGTACGCCGGTCGCAAGGCAATCATCATGAAGACGTTCGATGACGGCACGTCGGACAAGCAGTTCGGCCAGGCCCTCGTTGCCGGCATCGATCGCTACCCGCGACGTGTGACGCGAAACATGAGCAAGGATCGCATCCACAAGCGTTGCAAGATCAAGCCCTTCATCAAG ATGCTGAACTACAACCATCTGATGCCGACGCGCTACAGCGTGCCAGATGTGAACCTGGACAGCAAATACAGCGTGGCTGACATGAAGGATCCGGCCAAGCGGAAGAAGGCCCGCAACCAGATCCGCTGCAAGTTCGAGGAGCGACACAAGACCGGCAAGAACAAGTGGTTCTTCCAGAAGCTCCGTTTCTAA